GACGACTACGCTATTCTCTCCCTCCTCGCCGTTTCGGACCGATTTTTCGTCCGGCTTGCCCCCATCGGAGAGTTAAACCCTTCCGTCGTTAGAATCACCACCGTGAACCGTAACGACCGTTCGATTGTGGCACTCGTGATGCTCGCCCACGGGATGGTCCATACCTACGAATTGTCCGTTCCGATATTCGTCACTATCTGGTTGCTCGAGTTCAATGTCATCGACCTCGGCATCGCACAGTTCCCGGTGAATCCGGCGACGCTCGGTCTCGTAGTCACCGCCGGATACGGGCTGTTCGGCCTCGGCGCGCTACCTGGCGGCGTGCTCGTCGACCGGCTCGGCTCGCGGCGTCTCATCACGCTCTGTCTGCTCGGCATGTCGGCGTCCTTCTTCGTTCTCGGTGTCGCGCCGGGCGTTCTCGCCATCGCCTTCGCGCTGTTGATGTGGGGGGCGGCGGCGAGCGTCTACCACCCGGCTGGACTAGCGCTCATCAGTAAAGGCGTCGAAGAGCGCGGAACCGGCTTCGCCTACCACGGCATCGCCGGAAACATTGGTATCGGCCTCGGTCCGCTCGTCGCCGCCATCATGCTGCTGTTCGTCGACTGGCGCGTCGTCGCGATCGTTCTCGCCGTTCCGGCGCTGCTGGCGGCGCTATTCGCCTACCGCGCCGAGTTCGACGAGACCGCTGCCGTCACCGCTTCGGCAGCGGAGACCGATGGCGGCGACTCGAAGGCGGACGCCAGCGTTGAATCGTGGTCCGAGTTCGTCGGCGAGTCGAAGCGGCTGTTCGCCGGAAGCTTCGTCTTCGTGTTCGTTGTCGTGATGTGCTCGGGGCTGTACTACCGCGGGGTCCTCACGTTCCTCCCGCAGTTACTCGCCGGATTACCGGGTGTAGACCCGGTCTCGCTCTCGGCGTTCATCCCCGGCGACCTCCTCGCGTCGATAGGGCTGGAAGCGTCCGGCGACAGCCAGCTCAACCCCGAGCGCTACATCTACTCCGGCCTGCTCATCATCGGCGTTCTCGGCCAGTACGCGGGCGGGAAACTGACCGACAGCGTCGCTCCCGAGAAAGGCATCGCGGGCGCGTTCGGCGCACTCGCCGTGCTCGCGCTCGTCTTCCTCCCAGTGGCTAACCTCGGCATCGGACCGCTGCTCGTCGTCGCCGCGATTCTCGGCTTCGCACTGTTCGTCGTCCAACCGTTGTACCAGGCGACTGTCGCGGAGTATACGCCCGCAGGGACACGCGGCCTCTCGTACGGCTACACCTACCTCGGCGTCTTCGGCGTCGGCGCGCTCGGCGGCGCAATCGCGGGCGGGATTCTCGAATACGCCTCGCCCGGCGTGCTGTTCGTCACGCTCGCCGGATTCGCCGCCGTCGCGTCGCTGGTCGGCGTCTACCTCTCTCGAAATGCGTCGACGGTCTGAGCGTCCGAGTCGACCGTCGGAAGGAAAGTTCGGTTTTTCAGCGGAGTTTGAACGCGAGCCACCGCCAGACACCGAGCGCGAAGCCGACGGTGACCAGCGTGACGACGATGAACACGGGGTCCGCGCCGCCTTCGAAAAAGGGCGAGGCGCGGATGCCGAGTCCGACGATGTCCGCGGGCACCCACGATCGGACGGCGAGCGGAATCGACGCCTTCGCCGACTCGCCCGCCCCGGCGGAGTACGCGCCGACCAGCGGCGCGCAGACGAGCCAGCCGACGAAGAACGGCACGAGCGTCAGCAACCAGCCCGTGGTGTCGCTTGTGAGGTACGAGACGCCGCCGTTGTGCATCATGACGCCGAGCGTCAGCACGAGGCCGATGACGAGCACGTCGCCGACGGCTAACGGGAGCGTCCCCCGGTCGATTCGTTGGTCCCAGAACGATTCCGATTGGGTGGCCATATCGGGTGATTCGTACGGGGCCTAATGATTGTCAGGTTTGCGTTTTCGCGCGTGAGACGGTAGCACGCGGATTCGTCCCGGACGGGAGCACGTAGACTCGTCCCGAACGGGAGTACGTAGACTCGCCAGAGGCGGCAGCACTCGGTCTCCTCGCGGACGGCCGTCGGCGGACCGCACGGCCTTTGCCACGGCGTACGAATCGAATAGTATGGAGTTCCTCGTGCTCGGATGGCCGGAGGGGGGCGGCGGTCCGACGCTCCGCCTCGACTACCGGGAGTTCAGCTACGCCGGGAAGTTCGTCATGTCGAACACGGGGAAGGCAGTCGTCCGCGTCGAGGACGAAGAACCGGCGGACGAAGCGCAAGGAGAAGCCGACGAGTTCGACCGCGACGTGCTCGCCGCCGTCGCGTTCAACGAGGACCGAACCGACGCCTCTACTCTCTGGATTCGCTACGTCACCGTCCACGAAGACCGCCGCGGCGACGGAGTCGGACCGAAACTGGCCGCGTTTCTCGCGGTGCGCGCGCGGGAACGCGGGTACGACCGTCTTCGAATCGCGGTCAACAACCCGTTCGCCTACGAAGCGCTCTACAAAGCGGGGTTCGCGTACACCGGCCGGCAGACCGGGTTGGCGGAGTTGGTGTTGGAGCGGCAGTTGGGCGACGAGGACGACGGAAGCGACAGGAGACGAGAGTGCCGGGACCGCGAGACGTACCAGTCCGGGTTGGACGTGTACCGCGAACGCGGCCTCGGCGAGGCGGAGCGGGCGTTTCTCGAATCGAGAGCCGACGCTGAACCGCCCCGGCGGATTCCCGCGCCGGAAAGTGCGGACGTTTAACTCCGAGACGGTCTAACGTGGGCCGATGGGAAACGCAGCGTTGCGCCAGTTGGCGGCGCTCTCCGAGGTGTCGTTCAACGATTTGAACGGGAGAATCGTCGCCGTCGACGCCCACAACTGGCTCTACCGGTATCTGACGACGACGGTGAAGTGGACTCGCGACGAGGTGTACACGACCAGCGAGGGCGAGGAAGTCGCCAACCTCGTGGGTATCGTGCAGGGTCTCCCGAAGTTCTTCGAGAACGACCTCGTCCCGGTGTTCGTCTTCGATGGCGGCGTGACGGAGTTGAAAGACGACGAGGTTGAGTCGCGCCGCGAGCAGCGCAGGCAGGCCGAGGAACTGCTCGAAGACGCCCGCGAGCGCGGCGACTACATCGAGGCCGCGCGACTCGAAGCCCGCACACAGCGACTGACGAGCGTCATCCAAGAGACCAGCCGCGAGTTGCTCGACCTGCTCGACGTGCCCTACGTCGAAGCGCCAGCCGAAGGCGAGGCGCAGGCGTCGTACATGGCGCGCCGCGGCGACGCCGACTACGTCGGCAGCGAAGACTACGACACGTTGCTGTTCGGCGCGCCGCTGACGCTCCGACAACTGACGAGTTCCGGGAATCCCGAACTGATGGACCTCGACGCGACGCTCGCCGAACACGACCTCACCTACGAGCAACTCGTCGACGTCGGCATCCTCTGCGGGACCGACTTCAACCCCGGCGTCGACGGCATCGGCCCGAAGACGGCGCTGAAACTCGTCAAGGAGCACGGCGACCTCTTCGCCGCGCTGGAGGCCCGCGGCGAGCACGTCGAGTTCGCCGACCGCATCCGCGACCTCTTCTTGGACCCGCCGGTCACCGACGAGTACGAGTTCGACACCGACGTCGACCCCGACGTCTCGGCGGCGCGTACCTACGTCACCGAGGAGTGGGAGGTCGACGCCGACGAGGTCGGACGCGGGTTCGAGCGCATCGACGACGCACTCAGTCAGACAGGACTGGACCGCTGGACCTGATTATCTGAGTTCGACGCAGACGAGTTCTTCCGGCGTCTCGCCCCGACGACGGTACCTCGGTTCGCCGGAGCGATCACCGCCGGTTTCGCCGTCACCGTCGCTACGGCCAATTTCGACGCTTCCGTCGTCACGGCAGTCGTCGCCGCGTTCGACCTCGAAGACGCGGAGCGAAATCACGAGTCGACTGGGGTCGAGCGTCGCCCGGAGCACCGGACCCGTCGCCGTGACGACGACGTACGGCGGGGCGGCGACCGGGGGCGCCGCGAGTTCGAATCCCGCGGCGTCGACGCAGCGGGCGAGCAGGCCCGGCAACTGGTCAGTGATGCCTGCGCGGGCGAGGACTGCCTTGAGCGGAGGGACGACCTTCGCGCGTTCGGTCGTCGACTCCCCGGCCCACCCTGAGGCGACGGCGTCCGCACAGTCAGCGATTCCGTCGAGGAGCGCGGACTCCTCGGCGAGCAGGTGCGTTCGAACGCGGTCGGCGACAGAAGACACGGGCGTTCGTCACTCCGCGCGTACAAACGGGTGTCGGAGCTCGTCGGCGTCGCCGCTCTGCTGTTCGTCGGATTCCCGAGCACCGCGACCTGGGCAGTCGACCTGCTGTTCGACGGGACCCGTCTCGTCTCGGGTCTCTCGATGGTGATGGTCGCGATGGACGGCCGAAACCACGCCCGCGAGGAGGCCGACTCCTTGACGGTCGGAAGCGCCTGAGATGTGCGACGCTTCGGAACCGACGCTCGACTCCCGAACCCGTCAACGGAACATCCACTTTATTTTTGGGCGTTGCGCGCGCCGCATCGGACATGGACCTCAACGAGATAGAGCAACTCATCGAAGCCGGCATCGACGACGCCGACGCGACAGTGTCGCGACCCCGAAGTCCCGACGAGAACCACGAGGACGCACACTTCGCGGCGGTAGTCGTCTCGCCGGCGTTCGAAGGAAAGTCGCTCGTCCAACAGCATCAGATGGTGTACGACGCGCTCGGCGAGCACATGACGACGGACATCCACGCGATGGAGATAAAGACGTACACGCCCGAGGAGTACGAACCGTAGTTTCCGGTCCCGATACGCCAACCCCACACTTTTCGGTTGCAGGCGCGTTCTGATGCGTACGATGACGGGACACTCTACCGCCCGCGACGCGTCGTGGGTATCCAAGCAGATCCGCGACGTTCTGCAGTTTTACTACCCGGCGTGCATCGACGACGAGTACGGCGGTTTCGTCGCGCAGTTGGACGAGCGGGACGGCCACGTCTACGACGCCGACTCGAAGCATCTCGTCGCCACTGCTCGGTTCGTCGTGAACTTCAGTCGCGGAGCGCGTCTCAACGTCTCCGACTGGTGCGAACCCGCGGCGGAGCGCGGCGTCTCCTTTCTCGTAGACCACCATCGAGACGCCGAGACGGGCGGCTATCGGTGGCTTCTCTCTGGCACCGACCCCGTCGACGAGCGACGCTCCTGCTACGGTCACGCGTTCGTGTTGCTCGCGTACGCGGATGCCGCCGAAATCGGCGTCAGCGGCGCCGAGGCGCGCATCGCCGAGACGTTCGAGCTCATCGACGACCGGTTCTGGGAGGAGGCGCACGGACTCTGCCGGAGCGAACTCGACGCCGACTGGAACCCCGTCGAGTCCTACCGCGGACAGAACGCGAACATGCACATGTGCGAGGCGATGCTCGGCGCGTACGAAGCGACCGGCGAACAGCGGTATCTCTACCGAGCGCTCGCCATCGCGCAGCGAATGACCGTCGACCTCGCCGAGGAGACGGGCGGTCGTATCTGGGAGCACTACACCGAGTCGTGGGAGCACGACTTTGACTACAACCGCGACAAACCCGACGACCAGTTCCGGCCGTGGGGGTATCAACCGGGTCACCACGCGGAGTGGGCGAAGCTGACCGCGATGCTCTCGCGACACAGCGACGAACCGTGGCTCCGGCGCCGAGGAATCGAACTGTTCGACGCCGCGCTCGACGGCTGGGACGACGAGTACGGCGGTTTCTACTACACGCTGGACCGTGACGGCGAACCGGTCGTCGACGACAAGTACGGCTGGCCGGTCGCCGAGGCCATCGGCGCGGCGACGGCGCTGTCGGACGTGGTCGACGAAAGCGACGAGGAGCGCTATCTGGAGTGGTACGACCGGCTCTGGGCGTACGCGGAAGCGAACCTCGTCGCGCCCGGCGGTAACTGGTACGCGAAACTCACCCGAGAGAACGAGTACGTCGACGCGAACGAGGGACCGGCGGTCGAACCGGGTTACCACCCGATCGGGGCGTGCTGGGAGGCGCTGCGGAGTTTCGACTGACGCTCCTTACAGCCGCGGTTCGGCGTCTTCGAGTTCGTCCAGCGAGCGGTTCTTGAGCGCCTCGCCGCTCTCTGCGTCGAAGAGGTGAATCGCCGACTCGGGAATGTGCGCGACAACCGGTTGGCCGCCCTCGACGGAGCGCATCCCACCGATGGTCGCAACGAACGTCGTCTCGCTGTCGGCGGTGAAGCTCAGGTAGACGTTGTTCTCGTTGCCCATCGGTTCGACGACGTCGACGACCGTCTCGTAGTCGTGGTCGCCGGTGGCGTCGGAGACGAGCTCGATGTCCTCGGGACGGATGCCGAGGACGACGCGTGTCGAGCCGCCGAGGTGTCCGCGGGTCTGCTGCGAGATGGGGTAGGCGAACTCGTCGCCGACGAGTCTGTCGCCCTGCAGTTCCATCTCGAAGAAGTTCATCGACGGGTCGCCGATGAAGCCCGCGACGAACTGGTTGGCTGGTTGGTGGTACGCCTCCAGCGGCGTCGCCACCTGCTGGAGCTTGCCGTCGTCGAGGATGGCGATGCGGTCGCCCATCGTCATCGCCTCGGTTTGGTCGTGCGTGACGTACATCGTCGTCACGCCGAGATCCTCCTGGAGTCGCTGCAGTTCCGTCCGCATCCCCGACCGGAGTTTGGCGTCGAGGTTCGACAGCGGCTCGTCCATCAGGAACACTTTCGGGTCGCGGACGATTGCGCGGCCGAGCGCGACGCGCTGGCGTTGACCGCCGGAGAGTTCTTTGGGCTTTCGGTCGAGCAGTTCGCCGATGTCGAGCATCTCCGCCGTTTCGGTCACTTTCCGCGAGATCTCGTCGTCGGAGAGCTCCGTCGACTCTTCGAGACCGAACGCCATGTTCTCGCGGACCGTCATGTGCGGGTATAGCGCGTAGGACTGAAACACCATCGCGATGTCTCGGTCGCGCGGCGAACTGTCGTTGATGACGCGGTCGCCGAGGCGAATCTCGCCGCTCGTGATGGTCTCAAGTCCGGCAACCATCCGCAGCGTGGTCGACTTTCCGCAGCCCGAGGGGCCGACGAGTACGAGGAACTCGCCGTCGGCGAGGTCGATGTTCACGTCGTCGACGGCGACGATGTCGCTTCCGTTGTCGTCGAACACTTTCGTAACGTGGTCGAGTGTGAGTTGTGCCATGTTAGGTTTCTCCCGCGACGCCTTCCGCGAACTGTTCGCCGAACAGCACGTAGACGACGAGCGTGGGAAGCGCCGCGACGAACGCGCCCGCCATCTGTAAGTTGTACTGTTGGACCATTGAGCCTTGCAACTGGTTCAGAGAAAGGGTGACGACCTGATTGCCCGGGTTGGTGACGAGCACTAGCGCGAACAGCAGGTCGTTCCAGATCTGGGTGAACTGGTAGATGAGCGTCACCGCGAAGATGGGCACCGACAGCGGCAGGATGATCTTCCAGTAGACGCGCGCTACCGTCGCGCCGTCGAGTCGGGCCGCCTCCAGCATCGCCGGATCGATGGTCGCGTAGTACGACCGAAAGAGAATCGTGCAGATAGGGATGCCGTAGGCGGTGTGGGTGACGATGAGTTCGATGAGTCCCGAGCGCTGCGCGAGCGCCGGAACGCCGGCCAATAGGTCCGGCAGGCCGACCATCGTCCAGAACTGCGTCAGCGGCACCAGCACCGACTGGTACGGGACGAAGATGCCGGCGACGAACAGCATGATGACCGCGACCTGCCCGCGCCAGTTCACGTTCGTCAGCCCGTAAGCCGCGAGCGAGCCGAGGACGGCGGAGAGCGCGGTCGCCGGAATCGCCAACAGCAGGCTGTTGAACACGCCCAACTGGAGGCGACTCCACGCCTCGAACCAGGGGTCGATGGTGAACCCCGACGGCGGCGGCGGGACGAACGGCGTCGATCCGAAGAACGCTTCTTGAGTCTTGAACGCTGTCATCAGGCCGCTTTCGAGCGGCGAGAGGTAGAACGCAGCCATCACGAGGAGGACCGCGTACAGCGCGACGCGTTGGAAGTCGAATCCGCTCGCCGATTCGTTCGCTGTCTGTGAACTCATAGCTCACCTCGGCTGTACTGCAGGTAGAGGTACGGGCCGATGACGCCGAGCGCCATCACGAAGAGGACGGTGGCGATAGCCGACCCGTACGCCCAGTTCGTCGAACGGAACGCCTCGCGGAACATCATCACCGAGAGGATGTCCGTCGAGGGACCGGGCGTCGGCCCGAAGAGGACGAACAGGAAGTCGAACGCTTTCAACGCGAACACCATCAGCACGACCGCCGCGCTCGTTGTCGACGCGCGCAGTTGCGGGATGATGACGCGGCGATACATGCGGAACGTGCTCGCGCCGTCGATCCGGGCCGCCTCGTACTGGTCGGTCGGAATCGCGCGCAACCCCGCGAGGTAGACAACCATGCAGTACCCGGAGAACTGCCACATCAGCGCGAAGATGACCGCCCCGAGCGAAAACTGTGGGTCCGACAGCCACGCGTTGGCGAGGAAGCCGAGACCGAGCGATCGGAGCACGACGTTTATCATCCCGATTTCGGGGTTGTACATCCACGACCAGAAGATGGCCGTCACGACGAACGAGAGGCTCATCGGCAGCAGGTAGATGGTCCGGAACGTGTTCTCGAACCGTATCTTCTGGTCGACGAGAATCGCCATCAGGAGGCCCAAAAGCAGCGTGACGGCGGTGAAGACGATGAGCAGGACGAACGTGTTCTGCGTCGCCATCCAGAACGTCGGGTCCGACAGCATCTCCTCGTACATCGCGAAACTCAGCGACCCGTAGTCGGGTTGGCCGAGTCCGCTCCAGTCGGTCAGCGAGATGAGGACGTTCCAGCCGATGGCGCCGTAGACGAACAGCCCCATCAGGAGCGCTGGCGGAAGCCAGAACGGCATCGACCCGACGAAGTCGCTTTCGAGCACGTTTCGGAGACGCGAGTGTCCGGCGGTCCGTTCTTTCGTCACCGTGCCGCCGTCGGTGTGGAGCGAACGCTGTGAGTCGTCTGCGCGCGCGGTGGCGTCGCTGTCGCGGGGACGACCGCCGCTTCGGAACAGTCGAAGAATGAAATCGCGCATCGGTCTCTGCGATTAGAACGAGCTCGCGATGCGGTCGTACGCGCCGTTGACGTTCCAGTTCTCGTTGAACGCCGCGAACGCCTCTTCGAGGCTGCTCTTGACGTCCGGCGTGACGGCGGTCCCGTGCGCGATGGTCGGCGGCTGCGAGTCGGAGTTCTCGAAATCCTGGCGCTGCTGTTTGAGGAACGGGCCGAACGGCTCGTTCGGCACGTCGGTTCGCGGCGGAATCGACCCCTTGATGGGGTTGAAACGCTCCTGGGCGTCGACGGAGCCGCAGTAGCTCAGGAACTGTTGCGTGGTCTCCGGCGACGGGTTGTTCGTCGGCATGACGAACGAGTCGGTGACGACGGCGTAGAGGCCGCTCGTCCCGGGGAACGGGACGTGCTCCCACTGCTCGCCGTAGTTGAAGTTGTCGGCGCCTTCGTACTGGCCGGCCGCCCAGTCACCTTGGTGAATCATCGCCGCCTCGCCGTTGATGACTTTGCTGTTACCCTGGTCCCACGTGATGGAACCGGCGTCCTCGTTGAAGTGCTCGCTGTACGACTTGAGTCGAGAGAGCGCGTCTTTGACGCCCTGTTCATGATTAGAGACGTTGCCTTTCGTGAAGTCCATGTAGGCGTCGATGCCCTGTTCGGCCTGGAAGATTGCCTCCCAGAGCTGAAGCGAAGACCACGGCGACTGCGTCTGGTGGGCCATCGGCACCGCGTCGGTGCTGTCCGCGATGGTCTGCATCGCCTGGAGCAATTTCTGCGGCGTGTCGACGCTCTGCATGTCGACGCCCGCCTCCTCGACGACCGAAACGTTGTAGAACAGGTTGTTCAGTCGGTGGATGTTGATGGGGACGGCGACGTAGCTGCCGTCGAACTGCGCCGCGTTCCGAACGCCCTCGAGATAGGCGTTCTCCATATCGCTCGACCAAACACTGTCGCTGA
This genomic stretch from Haloprofundus salilacus harbors:
- a CDS encoding MFS transporter, with protein sequence MLAHGMVHTYELSVPIFVTIWLLEFNVIDLGIAQFPVNPATLGLVVTAGYGLFGLGALPGGVLVDRLGSRRLITLCLLGMSASFFVLGVAPGVLAIAFALLMWGAAASVYHPAGLALISKGVEERGTGFAYHGIAGNIGIGLGPLVAAIMLLFVDWRVVAIVLAVPALLAALFAYRAEFDETAAVTASAAETDGGDSKADASVESWSEFVGESKRLFAGSFVFVFVVVMCSGLYYRGVLTFLPQLLAGLPGVDPVSLSAFIPGDLLASIGLEASGDSQLNPERYIYSGLLIIGVLGQYAGGKLTDSVAPEKGIAGAFGALAVLALVFLPVANLGIGPLLVVAAILGFALFVVQPLYQATVAEYTPAGTRGLSYGYTYLGVFGVGALGGAIAGGILEYASPGVLFVTLAGFAAVASLVGVYLSRNASTV
- a CDS encoding DUF3054 domain-containing protein translates to MATQSESFWDQRIDRGTLPLAVGDVLVIGLVLTLGVMMHNGGVSYLTSDTTGWLLTLVPFFVGWLVCAPLVGAYSAGAGESAKASIPLAVRSWVPADIVGLGIRASPFFEGGADPVFIVVTLVTVGFALGVWRWLAFKLR
- a CDS encoding GNAT family N-acetyltransferase; the protein is MEFLVLGWPEGGGGPTLRLDYREFSYAGKFVMSNTGKAVVRVEDEEPADEAQGEADEFDRDVLAAVAFNEDRTDASTLWIRYVTVHEDRRGDGVGPKLAAFLAVRARERGYDRLRIAVNNPFAYEALYKAGFAYTGRQTGLAELVLERQLGDEDDGSDRRRECRDRETYQSGLDVYRERGLGEAERAFLESRADAEPPRRIPAPESADV
- the fen gene encoding flap endonuclease-1, with the protein product MGNAALRQLAALSEVSFNDLNGRIVAVDAHNWLYRYLTTTVKWTRDEVYTTSEGEEVANLVGIVQGLPKFFENDLVPVFVFDGGVTELKDDEVESRREQRRQAEELLEDARERGDYIEAARLEARTQRLTSVIQETSRELLDLLDVPYVEAPAEGEAQASYMARRGDADYVGSEDYDTLLFGAPLTLRQLTSSGNPELMDLDATLAEHDLTYEQLVDVGILCGTDFNPGVDGIGPKTALKLVKEHGDLFAALEARGEHVEFADRIRDLFLDPPVTDEYEFDTDVDPDVSAARTYVTEEWEVDADEVGRGFERIDDALSQTGLDRWT
- a CDS encoding BolA family protein encodes the protein MDLNEIEQLIEAGIDDADATVSRPRSPDENHEDAHFAAVVVSPAFEGKSLVQQHQMVYDALGEHMTTDIHAMEIKTYTPEEYEP
- a CDS encoding AGE family epimerase/isomerase, which encodes MTGHSTARDASWVSKQIRDVLQFYYPACIDDEYGGFVAQLDERDGHVYDADSKHLVATARFVVNFSRGARLNVSDWCEPAAERGVSFLVDHHRDAETGGYRWLLSGTDPVDERRSCYGHAFVLLAYADAAEIGVSGAEARIAETFELIDDRFWEEAHGLCRSELDADWNPVESYRGQNANMHMCEAMLGAYEATGEQRYLYRALAIAQRMTVDLAEETGGRIWEHYTESWEHDFDYNRDKPDDQFRPWGYQPGHHAEWAKLTAMLSRHSDEPWLRRRGIELFDAALDGWDDEYGGFYYTLDRDGEPVVDDKYGWPVAEAIGAATALSDVVDESDEERYLEWYDRLWAYAEANLVAPGGNWYAKLTRENEYVDANEGPAVEPGYHPIGACWEALRSFD
- a CDS encoding ABC transporter ATP-binding protein, whose amino-acid sequence is MAQLTLDHVTKVFDDNGSDIVAVDDVNIDLADGEFLVLVGPSGCGKSTTLRMVAGLETITSGEIRLGDRVINDSSPRDRDIAMVFQSYALYPHMTVRENMAFGLEESTELSDDEISRKVTETAEMLDIGELLDRKPKELSGGQRQRVALGRAIVRDPKVFLMDEPLSNLDAKLRSGMRTELQRLQEDLGVTTMYVTHDQTEAMTMGDRIAILDDGKLQQVATPLEAYHQPANQFVAGFIGDPSMNFFEMELQGDRLVGDEFAYPISQQTRGHLGGSTRVVLGIRPEDIELVSDATGDHDYETVVDVVEPMGNENNVYLSFTADSETTFVATIGGMRSVEGGQPVVAHIPESAIHLFDAESGEALKNRSLDELEDAEPRL
- a CDS encoding carbohydrate ABC transporter permease, with amino-acid sequence MSSQTANESASGFDFQRVALYAVLLVMAAFYLSPLESGLMTAFKTQEAFFGSTPFVPPPPSGFTIDPWFEAWSRLQLGVFNSLLLAIPATALSAVLGSLAAYGLTNVNWRGQVAVIMLFVAGIFVPYQSVLVPLTQFWTMVGLPDLLAGVPALAQRSGLIELIVTHTAYGIPICTILFRSYYATIDPAMLEAARLDGATVARVYWKIILPLSVPIFAVTLIYQFTQIWNDLLFALVLVTNPGNQVVTLSLNQLQGSMVQQYNLQMAGAFVAALPTLVVYVLFGEQFAEGVAGET
- a CDS encoding carbohydrate ABC transporter permease; translation: MRDFILRLFRSGGRPRDSDATARADDSQRSLHTDGGTVTKERTAGHSRLRNVLESDFVGSMPFWLPPALLMGLFVYGAIGWNVLISLTDWSGLGQPDYGSLSFAMYEEMLSDPTFWMATQNTFVLLIVFTAVTLLLGLLMAILVDQKIRFENTFRTIYLLPMSLSFVVTAIFWSWMYNPEIGMINVVLRSLGLGFLANAWLSDPQFSLGAVIFALMWQFSGYCMVVYLAGLRAIPTDQYEAARIDGASTFRMYRRVIIPQLRASTTSAAVVLMVFALKAFDFLFVLFGPTPGPSTDILSVMMFREAFRSTNWAYGSAIATVLFVMALGVIGPYLYLQYSRGEL
- a CDS encoding ABC transporter substrate-binding protein, which gives rise to MTDNETPVSRRSYLKLTGLAGTAGVTALAGCSQGSDGENEGGNGSGGSGNQSGGGDSGSSSEELEIVHWWTAGGEQDALNALLEGFQEEYPDASVNNNPAPGGAGSALDTVIKNRVLNENPPSTFQIWPGQALTPYTESDMLEDISDSVWSSDMENAYLEGVRNAAQFDGSYVAVPINIHRLNNLFYNVSVVEEAGVDMQSVDTPQKLLQAMQTIADSTDAVPMAHQTQSPWSSLQLWEAIFQAEQGIDAYMDFTKGNVSNHEQGVKDALSRLKSYSEHFNEDAGSITWDQGNSKVINGEAAMIHQGDWAAGQYEGADNFNYGEQWEHVPFPGTSGLYAVVTDSFVMPTNNPSPETTQQFLSYCGSVDAQERFNPIKGSIPPRTDVPNEPFGPFLKQQRQDFENSDSQPPTIAHGTAVTPDVKSSLEEAFAAFNENWNVNGAYDRIASSF